DNA sequence from the Malus domestica chromosome 11, GDT2T_hap1 genome:
CTGGCACCCAAGTATCCCTCTTTCCCTCCTCCTCTCCTTTTGATGGCATATATAACAGAtaagcactttttttttttttaatataaatgtcAATTATTTGAACTACAATTCCTACTAGAAATAACAGATACCAAGCATATGTACCTGAAGTATATCCTTAATATCCTTCTTCGTCAGTTTTTGCTGCTTGAGTAGTAGTTCAATTCTTGCTCTCATTTGAGGGTGCCTGCAAAACAAATAACAGGCTTGATTATAATACAGCTCCACCATGAAACTGCAAGTACGCATATATAAATTTGATGTTGAAACTTACTCAGAGCACCAAAGATGACCCAGAATAACAGCAATCAACTGCAGCATGTAAATAAGAGGTTAAGATCCAAAAGGATATGAAATTTCAAAATGTAGGATATTTGGTAATAAATTGACAGATAATATCAGACAAAGCTTCTCATATGCAGATTGAGGATCAAATTAGCTAAATTACATATGTGACTGATGTCTTGTACTTTAAATTTGACAGTGGCTTTACCATAGATATAAACACCGAAATACAATTCATAGCCACTGTGCTTTGAAACAATCCTTATACTGTAGCTATAAGAAATTTACTCTAAATTGAATCCCAAAACCCTGTACCAAGCACTTTTCCAGAAAATTAACACCTCCTCCTACTACTCTTTTAAGATAACAGACTTCAGTCTTTAGCTCTAATTATAAATAGAATTTCAAGTACAATTGAatatgggaattgttattagcactccaaaaatctcattttgcactccaaactttctataattagaaagaaaaatacacttgtgaggagcgTAGAAtgagccgaccccacttagtgggaaaaggctttgttgttgtttgaagAGTGTAGAATGACATGTTTTGGAGTGCTAGTAACAGTTCCCTTgaatataataaataatttttgtaaCCTTTTTCATGGCCTGAACTTTTACAactattgtttttctttttctaatagTTCTCATTTACATCTTTACTGGATTTGCATCACTTAATCAGACAATTGCACGTGCTTCTTTTTGTGCCCTACTCAAGACAACatttaattcaattattttaGTTCCTTGTGGTTGAATGGGATTACAATTTGGTTGCAGTAATTCTATccaaagaaaatggaagaagaaaaaaaagatgggACTTTAAATGATAGTTTTTTCCCCTTCTCTAAGTTAAATACGATCGATGTTCGTTCTGGACAACTTCAAAGAACAACCCACACAACCCAAGTAGAAGTATGCTGAAAATTGCATAAACCATCCACGCCAATACAAACCTGAAGAGTATAAAGTCCAGATTCCAACTTCCGGTTGTATTTTTCCTCTTCATCCATCTGCAAAGTACAAAAATCTCTAAGTGAAATTAATGTAATTTCATGGATATGCAAAGTAATAAGATCCAAATAAAAAAGTAACCTCTAAATCATCGAGTTCAAGCCGATCCATTCGTTCAGTTTCTGCTTTAACTCTATCCGAATATCTGAAGTATAAATCAGcacaaaaatcaaaacaatatCTCATTGAGGTGAAATGTTTAtgtctataaaaaaatattcttcCATACGTTTGgtgtcctttttcttttcacatgTTTCCAAGAAATAAAGGTACAAAGAAGCACAACCCACCTCATATAAAGTTCCATAAGCCGGTCTATCTTTTCACACTCATTTTCAACAAACTTGCTTAACAATCTCTCCCTTCTAGAGCCCCTCAAAATTCCACCTGCCATGGGAATTTTGGGTAAGATAAGTTGAAAGTATTATTTCGAAGAAAGAAAACCGGGGAGATAATCTAATTAAATGCTCTTTACGGATGAAAGTCTTACAACTACACATGTTTCAGTTGTAGTCTAATGCATTATAAAATGGTAGAATAGCTCAGTTGTCTATTGCACTCAACCATGCCCCACGGAGCGCCTCTTGCAGAACTGAAAGCCTAAATGCCCAATCCAATAggttcaacaacaacaacaacaacaacaacaacaaagccttttcccactaagtggggtcggctatatgaatcctagaacgccattgcgctcggttttgtgtcatgtcctccattcgatccaagtactctaagtcttttcttagaatctcttctaaagttttcctaggtcttcctctaccccttcggccctgaacctctgtcccgtagtcacatcttcgaaccggaacgtcagtcggccttctttgcccatgtccaaatcaccggaaccgattttctctcatctttccttcaatttcggctactcctactttacctcggatatcctcatgcccaatcttatcctttctcgtgtgcccacacatcccacgaagcatcctcatctccgctacacccattttgtgtacgtgttgatgcttcaccgtccaacattctgtgccatacaacatcgttggccttattgtcgtcctataaaattttcccttaagcttcagtggcctacgacggtcacataacacgccggatgcactcttacacttcatccgtccaggtcgtattctatggttgagatctccatctaattctccgttctcttgcaagatagatcctaggcagcaaaaacggtcgctttttgtgatcttcgctagattgctccggtcattagtgtggataagtatataaatgaatagagataggaaagcaaacacaagatgtacgtggttcacccagattggctacgtccacggaatagaagagttctcattaattgtgaagggtttacacaagtacataggttcaagctctcctttagtgagtacaagtgaatgatttagtacaaatgacattaggaaatattgtgagagaatgatctcgtaatcacgaaacttctaagtatcggagtgtggtatcgtcttgacttgccttatctgtctcataggtagatgtggcatcttctctggaagtactcttcctccatccaggggtggtatctttaactggtggagatgcacaaggtaatgtatcaatttcacttgaagcttacttgtagtttcaggcttggtcaagcgcaatacaaaccatgtagtaggagtctcccaagtcgccgagctaggggatctgctgaaagaggtgacagacaaggtaagcaatcagagctccggctgattgttcaccttctccccatcttgcagcagcatgaaggataaagagaagaaagatgagaagagatgatatgggatacttttgcttttgaagaagtaactttccacaggcttattcttgaactgagctggagggttttctggtttcctccagagccgactgaagaatttgagggtcaaaacaagtccatcaaatctagagtacgttcgaccctgctgatatgggatacttttgcttttgacagagtaatggatgtatcggcacgtgtgctgttacgcttgtctccacatgcttccttgtatccttcgcacttgccctatctgttcctcaagcagatgcggtatcttccctggaaacataagatgttgaagatgagtactcgagagcaatgccaggtaagtaatcaggtaaggggttccaggcagtcagttcctggctggaagcttgattccaagtgctgactgattgctctctttctccttgtcttgcaggtaacaacaaggccaaaggaaaagacagggaaaaagcatgatatgggatactcttgcttttaaccctgatgatatgagatattcttgctctagtatagcttgtttgcaaaggtattatcggggggaaagaaagctgaatatttcgaaaggcttcgttgggagtgccctctcaaatatgaggaagggttgaacatttttgcaggtctgcctgtccgttggggatggaggtcgacatatataagagtctccctaacaacaagtagtaatgctattcctttaccctgcttggtcatagcacggtagtgggagctgccagcttcacatgttttaactctgtcagagcactttgaaaaagtggtttgtgctctcgagaagtcttcgacagaatgcccataatttccgcaaagctgagtgtgcgtgtgacaggtgctgacaaggctagaaaagtaggtgcctcttcgatttctgagatcggccctcgtggtctctgagcagcccagcttttgagaaagcgagcgtctcttcgattgattcggagaacgatgcatcttcgatttttaagaaagcaatcatgatgggggtctggctctcgagattcggggagcagtgtcacttcgatttttgagaaagtaatcatgttgggagtctggctctcgagattcggagggcggtgcctcttcgattttggagcaagcaatcttgttgggagtgttttctcgaatgtgagtaaaggttgggcatgtttgctagtctaccttgccacgaagcacagaggttgacacacagggattttccaattatccagcaatggtactgttcctttaccctctcttcgatttttgagaaagtagtcatgttaggagtctggctctcgagattcggaggacggtgcctcttcgattttggagcaagcaatcttattggtagtgttttctcgagtgtgagtaaaggttgggcatgtttactagtctaccttgccacgaagcacagaggttgacacacagggactttccaattatccagcagtggtactgttcctttacccttgtgggtaataatatggtagctagaccttcaaaatttatgggtctaaactttgttagtgctgtttctttgctattcttttacctttcttggtcagagcgatgtagtgggagctgcaagctttacgtgctcaattttggcagagaactttggcaaagttatctgtggtacccatgagctagtgttgcgtgtgggaagtgggtgattgaacagtaagattcatgtgttttctacttcctcagaagtcttcgacagaatgcccattatttccgcaaagctgagtgtgcgtgtgacaggtgctgacaaggctggaaaagtaggtgcctcttcgatttctgagatcggccctcgtggtctctgaggagcccagcttttgagaaagcgagcgcctcttcgatttctgagatcggccttcgtggtctttgagcagcctaacttttgagaaagcaaacgcctcttcgatttctgagatcaaccctcgtggtctctaagcagcccagcttttgagaaagcaaacgcctcttcgatttctgagcaggcgcctcttcgatttctgaagatccgtcgagtgcagatttttataggggctggcattaagttccaaagcacacttgaaatctccaccagtagaagctccattcttgcacttctaagatcttgatttgtccaacctcttctctcttcaacacctttgaaaatgtctggcccctccgaccgtcgttttgacttgaaccttgttgaagaggcagccccgccttctccagacaacatatggcgcccatccttcgtctcccctactggtcctcttaccgttggggattccgtgatgaagaatgatatgactgctgcggtggtggccaggaaccttctcactcccaaagataacagactactttccaaacggtctgatgagttagctgttaaggattcgctggctctcagtgttcagtgtgcaggttctgtgtctaatatggcccaacgcctatttgctcgaacccgccaagttgaatcattggcggctgaggtgatgagtctcaaacaggagattagagggctcaagcatgagaataaacagttgcaccggctcgcacatgactatgctacaaacatgaagaggaagcttgaccagatgaaggaaactgatggtcaggttttacttgatcatcagagatttgtgggtttgttccaaaggcatttattgccttctggggctgtaccgcgtaatgaagctccaaataatcaacctctgatgcatcctccttctagggttctgtccagtactgaggttccgaatgatccccctccggtgccttctctttctggggctctaccgactgctgagacttctcctaagcaacccttgtgaaggcAAGGATGGGCTATAACACAAACTACACGCGCTTACAAGAATATGTTACAGTATTGGGCCACCAATTTAGGCTATTCCAGCATCAATATGATAAACACATCTCCTAGGGAACTTGCAATGAGTTCTTGTTCAGCCATTTAGTTATTAAGTCTTGACTACTAAATATGAACCTATACGGGTGGGCATATCAAGAACAATAAGGTCTGCCAACACGGTAAATTTCTAAAAAACAAGGATATGAATATGATACGgcaattaaaataatgtttttaataAAGTATTTCATTATATAAGTAAATCACAAAAGAGTgaaacattcatgttttatCATATAACATTAACAAAATAAAACGCTGCTCAGTCTTTTTGGTTCTTGAGTGTTATAATTATAACTCCCTCTAGGTCTTGCTCTTTGATTTATCCCGCAATAGACTAAAACTTAACAAAATAGAGAAAACTAGAAACACACAAGTTGGTTTACATGCCTATGTATTTTCTGATTAAGTTTCCTATTCTATATGGAATAGGAAAGTACACTTTCTTACCTATTCCAATTGGACTTCTAAGATTCCTAATCTAATTGTACAAGGAAACTTTGATTCTTTCCTAGTCTTTTTAGGATAAGAATCGGTGCACCTTTAATTTTCCTAACACAATCCTAAACAAAATAGGACACTAACTTTGACCAGCCAAAATCCTAACATTAAGAATGGTCCCTGCCACTCCCAGGACCGGAACCCCGCTCAATGGGTCTACATCCATCTCTAAATGTCCTGGTGGGTATACCAAACCCATAAAAACAACGGAATTTAGAAACTAGAACAACCCAAATTCCTAACTTAATTCAAGATCAATATCTTAGAAGTATCATGACCGTATCCTTGGGAGTATCCGAGAACTATCCTATAGTCAACAACCCAAAAAAATCAACAATACTCCAAATACGTATCGGACGGTATCATGGAGGTAGGAGTGTAGGAATCCAAAACTCACCCCTGTCCAAATTTGAGGTATCGGTGTAACATAGGTTTCAACTAACTCCCGTCCTTAGAAACAATTTCCGATCCAGattatgttggaggttccaacaATCCCAGAATGGAAATTGTAAACAGGAAGTTTAATTAGAGAGAACTGTCCGATAAGTTCAATTGCAAAGCTCAAATTCAGATGTATCCAAATCTGAGAATCCATAGTTGCACTCTACAAAATGCACTACAACCAATGAGAACTTGATGTTTAATTcaacaaaacatgaatcaaaACATGTGGACTATCTCTGTCGAAATTTTCTTTCATAACCTTCAGGGGCAACGAACCAAAAAGCTAATACATTTACGGATTTACCAACTTATAGATGGTCTTTCTGTTCCATTATTAACCTAGGGATCTCAACAATTTTATATGCACTAAACATAAAGTCAAGGGCCAAAAAAATGATCAAACAGGTAATCTTGGAAATTTAAAATACAAAGGTGAAAACAAAGAAGGGACGCAACTCATAAAAGCAAAGGACATTCACATTATCATCAGAGCTTCACTTGCCTACTTACCAAATAATGATGCAATTAGAGACACAACGCGCTCCTCCAGCTCCTCGTTGTAACGctccttcttgttcttcttattAATTGGAATCTACACAACCAAAAAAGTTTTATCAGCCTCCTCTAATTagtcaaaataagttatatgTTAGTGATCACATTTTATAATTGCTCTATTGCATCATGATATTCAATACCCTGCAAAGTTTTAGTTATTAACTTCTTGTTCTCATGGCATACTCATGCTGCTTCCAGGACACAATCTAAACTAAAGCAAGACATAAGTAGAGCAGAAAAAGGGAATGCGGCACTTGCCTTACCCATAAAAGCCGCAAAGGCTGTCTTTAACCCCAAAACATCAACGAAACGTTCACAGGCCGGTGGGTACTTGGTCATGGCGAAATCGAGCGCCCTTATGGCCGAGCCATAAGCAGACTTCTTTTGCTTCATGATAATAATCATCAACTCCACACCTTCAGCCTTGACAAACCTCTCCTTGTTTTCCAAGGGCATCAACAAACAGcacaaacaatcaaacaaattcTCCAACATCTCGGCCTCCTCGGAGCTTTTGGGGTCCTTCGACTTGTACATAGCCACTGCCTGAAGCAGTACATCCACACCGTTCATCTGCCCCAACCTCTTCTGATTGGCAACACTGGTCTGCAACATTATAGCCAATATCTCCGATGCATACTGCTTGTTCCCGTCAAACTCTCTCACCTTAATCTTCCCCATCAACCATTTGAGCAGCTTTGTTCTCTCGCACACCATCTCCGCCACCGCCGGCTTCACCTCCATCAAATTCTCGATGGTGGCGAGAGTGCTGTGCACGGCAGCGCTCTCATCGGGGTCCGAGTCGTTCAACCGGTGCAGATTCTGAACCAACAATTCGAGAACATTGTTGTCGACGAGGGCATCGACGAGAACCCTAGCGGGCTCGTCGTTCTCGTCAAAAACGTCCTCGTCGGTTAAGTCCTGAAGCAATTGGACGACGTCGATTGCAATGTCGGTGTTGTCGTGGCCAAGGAGGTTGAGGATAGAAGGGACGGTGTTG
Encoded proteins:
- the LOC103422914 gene encoding uncharacterized protein, with translation MEVVDGRNPNAKRKREGVFPNGDIDLALLEAVEKSQNAVEALDIRTLKKLVLSFERRLKDNIGARLKYPDQPDRFADSEVELHDELQKLKVLAGAPELYPELVSLNTVPSILNLLGHDNTDIAIDVVQLLQDLTDEDVFDENDEPARVLVDALVDNNVLELLVQNLHRLNDSDPDESAAVHSTLATIENLMEVKPAVAEMVCERTKLLKWLMGKIKVREFDGNKQYASEILAIMLQTSVANQKRLGQMNGVDVLLQAVAMYKSKDPKSSEEAEMLENLFDCLCCLLMPLENKERFVKAEGVELMIIIMKQKKSAYGSAIRALDFAMTKYPPACERFVDVLGLKTAFAAFMGKIPINKKNKKERYNEELEERVVSLIASLFGGILRGSRRERLLSKFVENECEKIDRLMELYMRYSDRVKAETERMDRLELDDLEMDEEEKYNRKLESGLYTLQLIAVILGHLWCSEHPQMRARIELLLKQQKLTKKDIKDILQEYQENIGDVDGPEEMERSQARIQRFISAF